In Streptomyces sp. NBC_01439, the following are encoded in one genomic region:
- a CDS encoding flotillin family protein, giving the protein MAIGVVAGIVLAAIVALIGLFKLMWRVAEPNEALVISGSTHKTEGLGQGMGFRIVTGRGTLVLPGVQAVRKLSLDLNETQLSVDCVTHQGIPLRVKGVVIFKVGDDLVSIANAARRFLDQQKMMPERVHIVFAGHLRSIVGGLTVEDMIRDREKLTGQTRMACGTEMEKLGLIVDSLQIHEIEDPTGYIKNLAMPHAAAVQRDARIAQAEANRLATEAEQAAFARMAEATRDSEILQAGYQAERDKAAATARQAGPLSEAAARQEVVVQETRVAELEAHRREQQLQADVRKPADAAAYETRTRAEAERDARISAAQANARETELAAAAEATRVTTAATADAQAVEARGIASAKATRATGEAEAAATQARGLAEAESAKARGLAEAEAIKARAAALAENQEAVVAQQLAENWPAIVEAGAGAFGNVEHMVLLNGAEGMSEMFAKALTMGGTGLGVARQLLASMGQPPTPGTPSPATPPVNGRIPIHEE; this is encoded by the coding sequence ATGGCTATCGGCGTCGTGGCGGGAATCGTTCTCGCCGCAATCGTGGCTCTGATCGGCCTGTTCAAGCTCATGTGGCGGGTGGCCGAACCGAACGAGGCACTCGTCATCTCCGGCTCCACGCACAAGACCGAGGGCCTCGGGCAGGGCATGGGGTTCCGGATCGTCACCGGCCGGGGGACGCTCGTGCTCCCGGGTGTGCAGGCGGTGCGGAAACTGTCCCTGGACCTCAACGAGACGCAGCTGTCCGTGGACTGCGTCACCCACCAGGGCATCCCGCTGCGGGTGAAGGGCGTCGTCATCTTCAAGGTCGGCGACGACCTCGTGTCGATCGCCAACGCGGCCCGCCGCTTCCTGGACCAGCAGAAGATGATGCCCGAGCGGGTGCACATCGTCTTCGCGGGACATCTGCGGTCCATCGTGGGCGGGTTGACGGTCGAGGACATGATCCGCGACCGGGAGAAGTTGACGGGCCAGACCCGGATGGCCTGCGGTACCGAGATGGAGAAGCTCGGCCTGATTGTCGACTCGCTGCAGATCCACGAGATCGAGGACCCGACCGGCTACATCAAGAACCTGGCGATGCCGCACGCGGCGGCCGTGCAGCGGGACGCGCGGATCGCGCAGGCCGAGGCGAACCGGCTGGCCACGGAGGCCGAGCAGGCCGCCTTCGCCCGGATGGCCGAGGCGACCCGGGACAGCGAGATCCTCCAGGCCGGCTACCAGGCCGAGCGGGACAAGGCGGCGGCGACGGCCCGTCAGGCGGGGCCGCTGTCGGAGGCGGCGGCCCGCCAGGAGGTCGTCGTCCAGGAGACCCGGGTCGCGGAGCTCGAGGCGCACCGGCGCGAGCAGCAGCTGCAGGCGGACGTGCGCAAGCCCGCGGACGCGGCGGCGTACGAGACCCGCACCCGGGCCGAGGCCGAGCGCGACGCGCGGATCTCGGCGGCGCAGGCGAATGCGCGGGAAACGGAGCTCGCGGCGGCCGCCGAGGCGACGCGGGTGACGACGGCGGCGACCGCCGACGCGCAGGCCGTGGAGGCGAGGGGCATCGCGTCGGCGAAGGCCACGCGGGCGACCGGTGAGGCGGAGGCCGCGGCTACGCAGGCGCGGGGCCTCGCGGAGGCGGAGTCGGCGAAGGCCCGCGGTCTCGCCGAGGCGGAAGCGATCAAGGCGCGGGCCGCCGCGCTGGCGGAGAACCAGGAGGCGGTCGTCGCGCAGCAGCTGGCCGAGAACTGGCCGGCGATCGTGGAGGCGGGCGCGGGGGCCTTCGGGAACGTGGAGCACATGGTCCTGTTGAACGGCGCCGAGGGCATGTCGGAGATGTTCGCGAAGGCCCTGACGATGGGCGGCACGGGCCTGGGCGTGGCCCGCCAACTCCTGGCCTCGATGGGCCAGCCCCCCACCCCGGGAACTCCGTCCCCGGCCACCCCGCCGGTGAACGGCCGCATCCCGATCCACGAGGAGTAA
- a CDS encoding WD40 repeat domain-containing protein has product MRLPLPSAAASAAVAVTAAAAALAVLPGPALAAETPTVSSFTISDPRIKESSGLAASRIHPGVYWTHNDSDDGPYIYAVDSATGRTVARVTLTGIGKPRDVEAISLGPDGQLYVGDIGDNRNGTWDHVWIYRFPEPKQLGDVTVEAAQFTVKYADGARNAEALMVHPVTGRVYIASKDENKGGLYEGPAELTKGSTNVFRRVAAVPWVTDGAFSPDGTRLTLRGYFTARSYPWKDGLPVGEGERVDAPWQGQAESVTYTPDGSTLMFGAEGEGSRVIAVPVASAPSASTSASPQPGAPSGAAPAVEPTGSFGKGALVLAGGLVLVLGAKRLLRRRGA; this is encoded by the coding sequence ATGCGCCTGCCCCTGCCGTCCGCCGCCGCGTCCGCCGCCGTTGCCGTTACCGCCGCCGCCGCCGCACTCGCCGTGCTGCCGGGCCCGGCCCTCGCGGCGGAGACCCCCACCGTGTCCTCCTTCACCATCTCCGACCCGCGGATCAAGGAGTCGAGCGGCCTGGCCGCCAGCCGGATCCACCCGGGCGTGTACTGGACGCACAACGACAGCGACGACGGCCCGTACATCTACGCGGTGGACTCGGCAACGGGCAGGACGGTGGCCCGCGTGACGCTGACGGGGATCGGCAAGCCGCGCGACGTCGAGGCGATCTCGCTGGGCCCGGACGGGCAGCTCTACGTCGGGGACATCGGCGACAACCGGAACGGCACCTGGGACCACGTGTGGATCTACCGCTTCCCGGAACCGAAGCAACTGGGCGACGTCACGGTCGAAGCCGCGCAGTTCACGGTGAAGTACGCGGACGGTGCCCGCAACGCGGAGGCCCTGATGGTCCATCCGGTGACGGGGCGCGTCTACATCGCGAGCAAGGACGAGAACAAGGGCGGCCTGTACGAGGGTCCCGCGGAACTGACGAAGGGCAGCACGAACGTGTTCCGGCGGGTCGCCGCCGTGCCGTGGGTGACGGACGGGGCGTTCTCCCCCGACGGCACCCGGCTGACGCTGCGGGGCTACTTCACGGCCCGCAGCTACCCGTGGAAGGACGGCCTGCCGGTGGGCGAGGGCGAACGGGTGGACGCGCCGTGGCAGGGCCAGGCCGAGTCGGTGACGTACACCCCGGACGGCTCCACGCTGATGTTCGGCGCGGAGGGCGAGGGCAGCCGGGTCATCGCCGTCCCGGTCGCCTCCGCCCCTTCGGCCTCGACCTCGGCCTCGCCGCAGCCGGGTGCCCCGTCGGGAGCGGCCCCCGCGGTGGAGCCGACGGGCAGCTTCGGCAAGGGAGCCCTCGTCCTGGCGGGCGGCCTGGTCCTGGTCCTCGGCGCCAAACGCCTCCTCCGCCGCCGCGGCGCCTGA
- a CDS encoding GDSL-type esterase/lipase family protein: MRFMFVGDSMTIGRAGDYTWRYRMWQHLSSTFGGPYRIVGPRCELYDTVADVPSSHAYADPGFPEPARRHLAGWGEGWQHMAPLIGPAVADTGADVLLVSLGLIDLGFYTDAEQTAANVRRFVAGARAARPGVRMVLLPVIPNSRAEEDAPFAAEVARFNELLAKAVADLTTDASPILLAARPDAYDIHRDTYDGTHPNASGEHRLAGEFAAVLHQAWGIGGPYRPAQGP, from the coding sequence ATGCGTTTCATGTTCGTCGGCGACTCCATGACCATCGGGCGCGCCGGCGACTACACCTGGCGCTACCGGATGTGGCAGCACCTCAGCTCGACCTTCGGCGGCCCCTACCGGATCGTCGGTCCGCGCTGCGAGCTGTACGACACCGTCGCCGACGTGCCCAGCAGCCACGCGTACGCCGACCCGGGCTTCCCGGAGCCCGCCCGCCGCCACCTGGCGGGCTGGGGCGAGGGCTGGCAGCACATGGCCCCCCTGATAGGCCCCGCGGTAGCCGACACCGGCGCCGACGTCCTGTTGGTCTCGCTCGGGCTGATCGACCTCGGCTTCTACACCGACGCCGAGCAGACCGCCGCCAACGTCCGCCGGTTCGTCGCCGGGGCCCGCGCCGCCCGCCCCGGCGTCCGCATGGTGCTGCTGCCGGTCATCCCGAACAGCCGCGCCGAGGAGGACGCCCCCTTCGCGGCCGAGGTGGCCCGTTTCAACGAGCTCCTCGCGAAGGCGGTCGCCGACCTGACCACCGACGCCTCGCCGATCCTGCTGGCCGCGCGCCCGGACGCGTACGACATCCACCGCGACACCTACGACGGCACTCACCCGAACGCCTCGGGCGAGCACCGGCTGGCGGGCGAGTTCGCGGCCGTCCTGCACCAGGCGTGGGGGATCGGCGGCCCCTACCGGCCCGCGCAGGGGCCGTAA
- a CDS encoding aldo/keto reductase: protein MKYTQLGRTGLKVSRLVLGTMNFGPQTDEPTSHGILDAALDAGLNFVDTANVYGWGENKGRTEEIIGTWFAQGGGRREKTVLATKVYGSMSRGGDTWPNEDRLSALNIRRAVEASLKRLQTDHIDLYQFHHIDRRTPFEEIWQAVDVLIQQGKILYAGSSNFPGYKIAQASETAARRGMVGLVSEQCLYNLAERRAEMEVIPAAQEYGLGVIPWSPLHGGLLGGVIKKEVEGGRRASGRSADALANSSTRAQIQAYEDLLDKHGLEPGETALAWLLTRPGVTGPIVGPRTAEQLESALRALELELSEEVLAGLDEIFPGPGPSPEAFAW from the coding sequence ATGAAGTACACGCAGCTCGGACGCACCGGACTCAAGGTCAGCCGACTTGTACTCGGCACGATGAACTTCGGTCCGCAGACAGACGAACCGACCAGCCACGGAATCCTGGACGCCGCCCTCGACGCAGGTCTGAATTTCGTGGACACGGCCAACGTGTATGGGTGGGGTGAGAACAAGGGCCGTACCGAGGAGATCATCGGCACCTGGTTCGCCCAGGGTGGTGGCCGTCGGGAGAAGACGGTCCTGGCCACCAAGGTCTACGGCTCCATGTCCCGCGGGGGAGACACCTGGCCGAACGAGGACCGGCTGTCGGCGCTGAATATCCGCCGGGCCGTCGAGGCCAGCCTCAAGCGGCTCCAGACCGACCACATCGACCTGTACCAGTTCCACCACATCGACCGCCGGACCCCCTTCGAGGAGATCTGGCAGGCCGTGGACGTACTGATCCAGCAGGGCAAGATCCTCTACGCGGGCTCCTCCAACTTCCCCGGTTACAAGATCGCCCAGGCCAGCGAGACGGCCGCCCGGCGCGGGATGGTCGGCCTGGTCAGCGAGCAGTGCCTGTACAACCTTGCCGAGCGGCGGGCCGAGATGGAGGTCATCCCGGCGGCCCAGGAGTACGGCCTCGGGGTCATCCCGTGGTCCCCGCTGCATGGCGGCCTGCTGGGCGGGGTCATCAAGAAGGAGGTCGAGGGCGGCCGCCGGGCCTCCGGCCGGTCCGCGGACGCGCTGGCCAACAGCTCGACACGGGCACAAATCCAGGCGTACGAGGACCTGCTCGACAAGCACGGCCTGGAGCCCGGTGAGACCGCCCTGGCCTGGCTGCTCACCCGGCCGGGCGTGACGGGCCCCATCGTCGGCCCGCGCACCGCCGAGCAGCTGGAGAGCGCCCTGCGGGCGCTGGAACTGGAGCTGAGCGAGGAGGTGCTGGCCGGGCTCGACGAGATCTTCCCCGGGCCCGGTCCGTCCCCGGAGGCCTTCGCCTGGTGA